The following is a genomic window from Miltoncostaea oceani.
CGTGTCGGGGGCCGCACCGTCGCCGCGCTCGGGCTGGCGCCGGCGCCGCTGCAGGACGACGACGACGCCACCTCGCTGCGCACGGCCGCCCAGTTCCTCGGTCTCGGATTGCGGAATACGCAACTCGCTTCGGGTGTCCGGGACCGGGTGCGGGAGCTCGACCGCCAGGCGGTGCAGCTCGGGGCGTTGACCGAGGTCGCCCGCCGGGTGGCGGCGGCCCTGGAGCCGGCCGACGCCCACCGCGTCGTCGTCGCGGAGGCCCGGGCCCTCGTCCGCGCCCACCGGGCGGTGCTGCTGCTCCCGGGTCGCGGTGGCGGGCTGGAGGTCGTCGCGGCGGAGGGGCCGGACGCCGACGACCCGCTGCTCGACGAGGAGATCGCCCGGGCGAGGGCGGGATCCGCCGGGCGGCGGGGGCGGGGCGTGGCGGTGCCGATCGCCGTCGCGGAGGGCCCGGGTGCGGCGGGGATCGGGGTGCTGGCGGTGCGCCGCTCCCACGGGGGGCCGTTCGACGAGGACGACGTCGAGCGCCTCCGGGGCCTCGCCGACCAGGCGGCGATCGCCCTCGCGAACGGCCGCCTGCTGTCAGATCTGCGGCGCGAGCAGGAGGAACGCCGGTCCCTGGCGGCCGCGATCGTGCTCGCCCAGGAGCAGGAGCGGCGGCGGATCGCGGAGGACCTCCACGACGGGCCGGTGCAGGAGCTGGTCGGGGTGGGCCTGCTGCTCGACGCCCTCGCGGGGGACCTGGCGCCCGCCGCGCCGGGCGCCGTCGAGGACGTGGAGCGCGCCGCGGCGGCGGCGCGCGAGTCGGTGCGCGGCCTGCGCCGGGCCATCGCCGATCTGCACCCGCTCCTGCTGGAGCAGCTCGGCTTCGCGGCCGCGGTCCGCTCCCAGCTGGAGCGCCTGGAGTGGGCGGGCGTGGAGGTCGAGGTGGACGTCGCCGCCGCCGACCGCCTGCCGGAGACGGCCCGCACCGTGGCGTTCCGGATCGTGCAGGAGGCGATCGCCAACGTCGCCCGCCACGCCGCGGCGACCCACGTCACCGTCCGCGCCGCACGCCGGGGGGAGGACGTCGTCGTCGAGGTGCGCGACGACGGCCGGGGGTTCGATCCCGAAGCCCCCCGCGCGGGCCTGGCGGCGGGGCACCTCGGGCTGGCGGCCATCGAGGAGCGGGCACGCCTCGCCGGCGGGGTGCTGTCGATCCGCTCCAACCCGGGTGCGGGGTCGGTGGTGGAGCTGGTGCTGCCCGCCGCGGCCC
Proteins encoded in this region:
- a CDS encoding sensor histidine kinase; this encodes MAARGSGGAAALAGIVALVGAEADLEQALPRALDVVAAATGAATVAIYLGDPAAGGLELRGVGGPGDGGTRPTTGLRPATAPGVCAALAAGRDADEGALGDELEALGLEGGRILPTRVGGRTVAALGLAPAPLQDDDDATSLRTAAQFLGLGLRNTQLASGVRDRVRELDRQAVQLGALTEVARRVAAALEPADAHRVVVAEARALVRAHRAVLLLPGRGGGLEVVAAEGPDADDPLLDEEIARARAGSAGRRGRGVAVPIAVAEGPGAAGIGVLAVRRSHGGPFDEDDVERLRGLADQAAIALANGRLLSDLRREQEERRSLAAAIVLAQEQERRRIAEDLHDGPVQELVGVGLLLDALAGDLAPAAPGAVEDVERAAAAARESVRGLRRAIADLHPLLLEQLGFAAAVRSQLERLEWAGVEVEVDVAAADRLPETARTVAFRIVQEAIANVARHAAATHVTVRAARRGEDVVVEVRDDGRGFDPEAPRAGLAAGHLGLAAIEERARLAGGVLSIRSNPGAGSVVELVLPAAAPAAGSGQAGGDPSRSSAADNAPSSANRSSTTT